The window TCAGGTTGTCAACGTAAGTGTCCAAGACGAAAATGCTGCCATTGCCGTAGAGGTTGCGAACACGACAGCAGAAGTGTTTCGACAAGAAATAAAAGAACTTATGAACGTCGACAATGTGAATATTCTTTCTCCTGCAATTCTGAGTGAGAATCCTTCACCTGTAAAACCGAATAAGATGCTGAACATTGCCATTGGCGCGGTTATCGGGCTAATGCTCGGAGTGGGGCTGGCTTTCCTTCTTGAATACTTGGATACAACCATCAAATCCGAACAAGACGTAGAAGATATATTAGACCTTCCAATCATTGGAATCGTAAGTCCAATACCGGATCTCGAACCAGTAACAACTTCGAATCTTTCACGTAGTAAAGGCAGGGGAAACTAGGGATGTTTATGCTGAAGAAAAAGAACAAAAAATCGAATTCGTTGGCAAGGAAAATTATAGTGGCTACCAATCCAAAGTCTATCAATGCCGAGCAATACCGAACGATTCGAACAAATATCAATTTCTCGATGCCAGACCAGGAATTACGTACACTTTTGGTAACCTCTGCATCCCCATCAGAAGGGAAATCAACAACGGCTTCAAATATCGCTACAGTCTTCTCTCAGGAAGGGAAGAAAGTGCTTCTAGTGGATGCTGATATGCGCAAACCCACTTCGCACTATACATTTAAGCTGCGAAATTCTCACGGCTTATCCAGCGTTCTGACAAGACAATGCGAAGTAGAAGAGGCTATCCAATACGCAGAAATCGAAAACTTGTATGTATTGCCAAGTGGACCAATCCCACCAAATCCGGCAGAATTACTAGCCTCAAAAAATATGAATGCTCTCACAAATCGCTTGTTGGAGGATTTCGATTTACTAGTGTTTGATACACCGCCCATTCTATCAGTAGCGGATGCACAAATCGTATCGAACAAAACCGATGCCGCTGTACTGGTAATCAATACAGGGAAATCCGAAAAAGAAAGTGCCATCAAGGCAAAAGAACTTTTGGATGCTGCCAAAGCCAATACCATTGGTGTCATCTTAAACAACTATAATATCGAAAATAGTCACTACTATTATTATTACTATGGAAGTGAGGAGTAAAAGACCCGAGTGTCCTTTACTCTCTTTTCTTAAAAGAATGAAAGGGTGAAAAGAGAATGATAGATATGCATAGCCATGTATTGTGGAATGTCGACGATGGCCCCAAAACACAAGAAGAATCAATGCAATTACTGGAACAAGCTGCAAGGGAAGGCATTACAGATCTCATCTCCACCTCTCATAGTCATCATCCTCAATTTAACGCAAAATTCGACATTGTCACTGAACAAATCGAGCAATTGCAACAGGAATTAACAAACCGCCACATTCCTCTGACCCTCTATACGGGGCATGAAGTGCGTTTAAATGAAAAGCTAATGAACTTAATCCAACAAGGAGAAGTTCATCGATTAGCCAATTCCAGCTACTTATTATTGGAATTACCCTCAAGTCATGTCCCAACCTATACAAAAAATATTATCAATGCCTTAGCAGTTGAGGGGATTACGCCGATTATCGCGCATCCAGAGAGAAACAAGGGAATCGCGGAAAAGCCTGAAAGATTGGAACGCTTGATCCGAGAAGGGGCTGTAGCACAAATTACAGCGGGAAGTTTAGCAGGACAATTTGGGAAATCCATTCAAAAGCTCTCGCTGGATTTAGTGCGTGCAAATCTGGTCCATACATATGGGTCGGATGTCCATAACTTAACAACAAGACCCTTTCTATTTGAAAAAGGCTTGGATTATTTAGAAAAAAAGAAAGAATTAGACTCGGTTGATATGTTATTGCAGAATAACAAAAGTATCATATATAATGAACCGTTTGTGCTTTTTGAACCAGAAGAGGTGAAAATACGCAAATGGTGGAGTTTATTATAAGTAGCAGAAAAATGTCGTATTTTGTCGTGTTTACCTTTAGTAATTATAATAATAGTCCTATAAATTAGACATCTACTAGGTTAATTGTAAAAATATAGTCAAATTTACATTTTCCTCTTTCCAACTTCCAGTAAAATGGTATAATGAGTTTGTTACTTTTAGATTAGTGAATTTAATATTCATGAATAATAAATGAACAAGTATAGGTGAAAAGAGGTAAATGCTATGAATTATAAACAACG is drawn from Lysinibacillus sp. SGAir0095 and contains these coding sequences:
- a CDS encoding tyrosine-protein phosphatase yields the protein MIDMHSHVLWNVDDGPKTQEESMQLLEQAAREGITDLISTSHSHHPQFNAKFDIVTEQIEQLQQELTNRHIPLTLYTGHEVRLNEKLMNLIQQGEVHRLANSSYLLLELPSSHVPTYTKNIINALAVEGITPIIAHPERNKGIAEKPERLERLIREGAVAQITAGSLAGQFGKSIQKLSLDLVRANLVHTYGSDVHNLTTRPFLFEKGLDYLEKKKELDSVDMLLQNNKSIIYNEPFVLFEPEEVKIRKWWSLL
- a CDS encoding CpsD/CapB family tyrosine-protein kinase, whose translation is MFMLKKKNKKSNSLARKIIVATNPKSINAEQYRTIRTNINFSMPDQELRTLLVTSASPSEGKSTTASNIATVFSQEGKKVLLVDADMRKPTSHYTFKLRNSHGLSSVLTRQCEVEEAIQYAEIENLYVLPSGPIPPNPAELLASKNMNALTNRLLEDFDLLVFDTPPILSVADAQIVSNKTDAAVLVINTGKSEKESAIKAKELLDAAKANTIGVILNNYNIENSHYYYYYYGSEE
- a CDS encoding YveK family protein, with product MEETISLQDIFKVIKKRFVHIVSITMIAALIAGVISFFLLTPIYQASTQILVNKQNTEQQAIQSQDIQANLQLINTYNVIIKSPAILSIVIETLDLKLTPTQLTNKITVSSENNSQVVNVSVQDENAAIAVEVANTTAEVFRQEIKELMNVDNVNILSPAILSENPSPVKPNKMLNIAIGAVIGLMLGVGLAFLLEYLDTTIKSEQDVEDILDLPIIGIVSPIPDLEPVTTSNLSRSKGRGN